ACCCGTCCCGCCGGATGCCGCTGCTGGAGGTCCGGCAGCGGGTGCACGACCTGGCGCGCCAGGCGGGGGCGCACCCGTTCGCGGACCACCTCCGTGACGTCGAGCCCGAACCGGCCACCTCCGCCGCACCGCCGTCCGGCCAGCCCACGGCCCAGGCACCCGCGGCGCCGGCGGCGAAGCGCCCCACCACCCGCGCCGCGGTGGTGCTCGGTGCGGCCGCGCTGCTCGCGGTGGGCGCCGCGACCGGCGGTTACCTGCTGGGACGGGCCGGTGGACCGGCCCCCGGGGCCTCCCCCACCCGAGGGACGCCCGCCCCGGCCGCCGCGGACGACCCCTTCCGAGCGCTGGAAGCCGAGCACGCGTCCGGTGGTGACGGGGTCGGCTCCGAGCCCGGCGCGGACGGGGTGGTCCAGTTCGTCGGCGGGATGGCGGACGGCACCTCGCTCACCTTCCCCGCTGCGGACTTCGGCTCCGCCACCGCCACCGAGGTCTCCGCCCGGCTGCGCGTCCTCACCAGCGACGCCCACGGCAAGATCGAGATTCGCCTGGGCGGTCCGTCCGGTGAGCTGGTCGCCAAGGTCCCGGTGACCCCGAAGGGCGGCGAGGACTGGAAGGAGGTGCCGGTCGAGCTGGTGCGCCCGGTGACCGGGCAGCACACCGTGCACCTGTCGGTCTTCGCCGACGAGTCCGCACCCGTCCTGGACCTGGACTGGGTGCGGTTCCACCGCTGATGCCGACTACCCTGGACGGGCGATGACCGTGCTGTCCGAAGACCAGTGGCGGGCCCGGCAGGCCGCCCACCGCGAACGCGTGGCCACCTGGACCCGACCGCACCGGCAGCGCCGCCACGAGCACCGCAAGCACCCGGTGCTCGACTTCCTGTTCACCTACTACTCGTTCCGCCCGGCGCGGCTGGAGCGCTGGCAGCCGGGAGTGGGCGTCGCACTGGCCGGGGGCGAGGAGTTCCTGGAGCGGCGCGGCTTCACCACGACCCCGGACGGCGTGGCGCTCGACCCCGCGGCGTTCACCGAGAAGCGCCGCAGCACCGCGGAGTTCGTGCTGGGGCTGCTCACCGCCACCGCGTCCCGCAAGGCCCGGCTGGGCTGCTTCGGGCTGCACGAGTGGGCCATGGTCTACCGCACCCAGCCCGCCGACCTG
This region of Saccharopolyspora hordei genomic DNA includes:
- a CDS encoding carbohydrate-binding protein is translated as MPLLEVRQRVHDLARQAGAHPFADHLRDVEPEPATSAAPPSGQPTAQAPAAPAAKRPTTRAAVVLGAAALLAVGAATGGYLLGRAGGPAPGASPTRGTPAPAAADDPFRALEAEHASGGDGVGSEPGADGVVQFVGGMADGTSLTFPAADFGSATATEVSARLRVLTSDAHGKIEIRLGGPSGELVAKVPVTPKGGEDWKEVPVELVRPVTGQHTVHLSVFADESAPVLDLDWVRFHR